A region of Odocoileus virginianus isolate 20LAN1187 ecotype Illinois chromosome 11, Ovbor_1.2, whole genome shotgun sequence DNA encodes the following proteins:
- the LOC139037376 gene encoding LOW QUALITY PROTEIN: endogenous retrovirus group PABLB member 1 Env polyprotein-like (The sequence of the model RefSeq protein was modified relative to this genomic sequence to represent the inferred CDS: inserted 2 bases in 1 codon): MSLLSMLWLCTFQIGLIIYVSLLLLTPEILSLPFDPQDNAFLSWAHSYAAFHNRSNCWVRGALPTSSMEGFPWWTSPLQGKDFLHVCEYLQQQSYVMPLLHLMTFNNPKMDWCKTLYLNYGHNVTFNFDYTLSQFNDYFAAHKTNRSRSDGFLPDVYQIWDEVIWLTPEKGRLISTAPICWEQTEPSPKVSQQLNYNDWKQLGFLPQEICNVIIPVFSNPSSGPPFVWPGTNWDWISXSRWLAPNGTYWICGSYLWAWLPPGWIGRCTLGLAFTHGFIFSELPEKPANLPHLKTRWARSVFHWYDYLAAVFVPSLGTTDVMLRVDALTNFTQQALQDSQKAISALNAEQTQIRKVVLQNRLALDILTAAQGGTCAIIHTQCCTYIPKMSTNVTHFTKHMNKMIGAMDTPEASIASLWDTLTSSPWWKSILITIILIVLFLLFAPCICNCVTGFVSSRMKAFKLQMVAQTPAITAASPDYYLGPLDQTSSL, from the exons atgtctttactttctatgctctggcTTTGTACGTTTCAGAtaggcctgataatctatgtgagcctacttctgctgactccagaaatcctgagtctgccatttgatcctcaagacaatgccttcctgtcctgggctcactcctatgctgcattccacaatcggtctaactgctgggttCGCGGAGCACTCCCCACTTCATCAATGGAAGGCTtcccgtggtggacatctccacttcaaggaaaagactttctccacgtctgcgaataccttcaacaacaatcatatgtgatgcctcttcttcatcTGATGACATTTAACAACCCTAAAATGGACTGGTGCAAAACTTTGTatcttaactatggacataatgtgacttttaattttgattatacactgtctcagtttaatgactattttgctgcacATAAGACCAATAGGTCTAGATCTGATGGTTTTTTACctgatgtttatcaaatatgggatgaggttaTTTGGCTAACTCCTGAAAAGGGACGTCTAATATCTACTGCCCCTATATGCTGGGAACAAACTGAGCCATCCCCCAAGGTTAGCCAACAACTTAATTACAATGATTGGAAACAATTGGGATTTTTACCTCAAGAAATATGTAACGTAATCATTCCCGTGTTTTCCAACCCCAGTTCAGGACCTCCCTTTGTCTGGCCAGGCACTAATTGGGACTGGATATC GTCACGCTGGCTTGCTCCAAACGGGACTTATTGGATATGTGGCTCTTACCTATGGGCTTGGCTTCCCCCTGGCtggatagggagatgcacccTGGGTCTAGCATTTACTCatggctttatattttcagagcttccagaaaagcCTGCTAATTTACCTCACCTTAAAACTCGGTgggcaaggtctgtatttcactggtatgattatttggctgcagtgtttgtcccctctttgggaactacagatgttatgctacgagtagatgctttgactaattttactcaacaggcattacaagattctcaaaaagctatttcagctcttaatgctgaacaaacacaaattagaaaggtggttttacaaaacagattggctttagatattctgacagctgcacaaggaggaacttgtgccatcATTCATACTCAATGCTGCACATATATACCTAAGatgagcactaatgttactcattttactaaacacatgaacaagatgattgGGGCCATGGATACTCCTGAGGCCTCTATTGCCTCACTTTGGGATAcgttaactagttccccatggtggaaatctatcttaattacaataattctgattgttttgtttttgctgtttgctccctgcatctgtaactgtgtaactggatttgtttctagtcgcatgaaagcttttaagttacaaatggttgctcaaactcctgctaTCACTGCAGCTTCTCCCGACTACtatttggggcccctggatcagacatcctcactatga